In a genomic window of Scyliorhinus torazame isolate Kashiwa2021f chromosome 5, sScyTor2.1, whole genome shotgun sequence:
- the LOC140418855 gene encoding uncharacterized protein isoform X2: protein MDRTEKDPNFSPGVRRKGFNVRKHKPSITSGSDRASIYHILNMEGKSIVHSGEKPDTSSGLTCHKCSHTEKKPWKCADCGKGFTYPSQLEIHRRSHTGERPFTCSKCGKRFTQSSSLSTHQQIHTGQRLFTCSMCGKAFSDASNLLRHQPVHTGERPFTCSQCGKGFTQLSTLSGHQQVHTGERPFTCSKCGKAFSDTSNLLKHERVHTGERPFTCSECGKGFTQSSNLQNHQRIHTGERPFACAQCGKRFTRSYDLQSHQRVHTGERPFTCSECGKGFTRSSHLLIHQRIHTGERPFTCSQCGKGFIQLSTLSGHQQVHTGERPFTCSKCGKSFTRSSHLLRHERVHTGEKPFACSECGKGFTQSSNLQQHQRGHK, encoded by the coding sequence tTTCACCGGGTGTTCGAAGGAAAGGCTTCAACGTCCGGAaacacaaaccaagcatcacatcaggatctgacagagcctcaatttatcatatcctgaatatggaaggaaaaagcatcgttcacagtggggagaaaccggacaCGTCATCAGGCCTCAcatgccacaaatgcagtcacacggagaagaaaccgtggaaatgtgcggactgtgggaaaggattcacttacccatcccagctggaaattcatcgacgcagtcacactggggagagaccattcacctgctccaagtgtgggaagagattcactcagtcatccagcctgtccacacaccagcaaatacacactgggcagagactgttcacctgctccatgtgtgggaaggcattcagtgatgcatccaacctgctgagacaccagccagttcacactggggagaggccgttcacctgctctcagtgtgggaagggattcactcagttgtccactCTGTccggacaccagcaagttcacactggggagagaccattcacctgctccaagtgtgggaaggcattcagtgatacatccaacctgctgaaacacgagcgagttcacactggggagagaccgttcacctgttcagagtgtgggaagggattcactcagtcatccaacctgcagaatcaccagcgaattcacactggggagaggccatttgcctgcgctcagtgtgggaagagattcactcgatcATAtgacctgcagagccaccagcgagttcacactggggagagaccattcacctgctccgagtgtgggaagggattcactcggtcatcccacctgctgattcaccagcgaattcacactggggagaggccgttcacctgctctcagtgtgggaagggattcattcagttgtccACTCTGTccggacaccagcaagttcacactggggagagaccattcacctgctccaagtgtgggaagtctttcactcggtcatcccacttgctgagacacgagcgagttcacactggggagaagccattcgcctgctcagagtgtgggaagggattcactcagtcatccaacctgcagcagcatcaacgaggccacaagtaa
- the LOC140418855 gene encoding uncharacterized protein isoform X3 codes for MEGKSIVHSGEKPDTSSGLTCHKCSHTEKKPWKCADCGKGFTYPSQLEIHRRSHTGERPFTCSKCGKRFTQSSSLSTHQQIHTGQRLFTCSMCGKAFSDASNLLRHQPVHTGERPFTCSQCGKGFTQLSTLSGHQQVHTGERPFTCSKCGKAFSDTSNLLKHERVHTGERPFTCSECGKGFTQSSNLQNHQRIHTGERPFACAQCGKRFTRSYDLQSHQRVHTGERPFTCSECGKGFTRSSHLLIHQRIHTGERPFTCSQCGKGFIQLSTLSGHQQVHTGERPFTCSKCGKSFTRSSHLLRHERVHTGEKPFACSECGKGFTQSSNLQQHQRGHK; via the coding sequence atggaaggaaaaagcatcgttcacagtggggagaaaccggacaCGTCATCAGGCCTCAcatgccacaaatgcagtcacacggagaagaaaccgtggaaatgtgcggactgtgggaaaggattcacttacccatcccagctggaaattcatcgacgcagtcacactggggagagaccattcacctgctccaagtgtgggaagagattcactcagtcatccagcctgtccacacaccagcaaatacacactgggcagagactgttcacctgctccatgtgtgggaaggcattcagtgatgcatccaacctgctgagacaccagccagttcacactggggagaggccgttcacctgctctcagtgtgggaagggattcactcagttgtccactCTGTccggacaccagcaagttcacactggggagagaccattcacctgctccaagtgtgggaaggcattcagtgatacatccaacctgctgaaacacgagcgagttcacactggggagagaccgttcacctgttcagagtgtgggaagggattcactcagtcatccaacctgcagaatcaccagcgaattcacactggggagaggccatttgcctgcgctcagtgtgggaagagattcactcgatcATAtgacctgcagagccaccagcgagttcacactggggagagaccattcacctgctccgagtgtgggaagggattcactcggtcatcccacctgctgattcaccagcgaattcacactggggagaggccgttcacctgctctcagtgtgggaagggattcattcagttgtccACTCTGTccggacaccagcaagttcacactggggagagaccattcacctgctccaagtgtgggaagtctttcactcggtcatcccacttgctgagacacgagcgagttcacactggggagaagccattcgcctgctcagagtgtgggaagggattcactcagtcatccaacctgcagcagcatcaacgaggccacaagtaa